In one Diabrotica virgifera virgifera chromosome 7, PGI_DIABVI_V3a genomic region, the following are encoded:
- the LOC126888731 gene encoding uncharacterized protein K02A2.6-like isoform X3: MWIPILKEEVNRKKIPQLVMNNGTSCLDHLINFDRLRVVSILYENNVDLWTRAKCDGLVSVEVEHQELKHTLKLYVVDGDGYSLVGREWIHALEINLHQVNTILHENFEIATLLDKYKHLFEKSVGEIKGLEAEIYLKPGTKAKFCKARPVAFALRPKVEAELESLVNQGVLKKVAFSDWATPIVPVVKQNGDIRICGDFKITLNPCIEVDEYPLPTPDDLLSQLAGGDKYTKIDITKAYLHLPIKDEMKHLLTLNTHKGLFQPNRLMFGIASAPAKWQRLMEQMLQGIDGISIFQDDIRITAPNNTLHLQRLEQVLKKLSEHNLHINLDKSEFFKDEIDYCGYKMSKTGVSTSADKVTAIANAPIPTNRTQVRSFCGLINYYRRFLKDTSTILQPLNNLLKKNVNFKWSNTCQTAFDKAKKLICSRNVLCHYDPNLPLVLATDASPYGVGAVLSHIFSDGTERPLQFASQTLTTTQQRYSQIDKEAYSIIFGVKKFYNYLCARKFTLLTDHKPLVQIFAPDKSLPVLSATRMQHYAIFLQGLNYDIRYKNTDSHLNADALSRLPIKSEQNFTHDEPDIFEINQIETLPTNIRDLAFHTKNDHTLKKLLVGLKTGKPVDKRFSFNINQAEFSLQSDVIMRGQRVVIPTKLRNKILTELHTAHFGIVRMKSLARSYCWWPHIDQDIESLCKNCLECNKHKNNPIKDNSHIWEPPKFCFERVHADYAGPFNGGYYFILVDSFSKWPEIHFTKNTTTKTTIEICRKIFTTFGIPKVFVTDNGRQFDSHEFRTFMKDNGITQKFTAPYHPATNGQGERYVQILKKCLRAMRSEGNDREFELCKLLMQYRRSPHTVTGKSPSELMLGRQIRNRLDLLKPSCSDRVTYTDMSLRNFDIGTRVSVRDYFHSKWQFGIIVLRLGLLHYLIQLDDGRTWKRHVDQIRQIGEYTPSQNNPTCYIPDTITHNLIPREASIPEHSVSPPPTEVITDESEISNNMESSNSVPGAQTETEEPILRRSTRVRKPVTRLNL, from the exons GTAATGAATAATGGCACTTCCTGTTTGGATCATTTAATCAATTTCGATAGATTACGAGTAGTATCGATTTTATATGAAAATAATGTAGATTTATGGACCCGAGCTAAATGTGATG GTTTAGTTTCAGTGGAGGTTGAGCACCAGGAATTAAAGCACACTCTAAAGTTGTATGTGGTGGATGGTGATGGCTACTCACTGGTTGGTCGAGAGTGGATACATGCTCTGGAAATCAATTTACATCAGGTAAATACAATTCtacatgaaaattttgaaattgcaactttgttagataaatataaacatttatttgaaaagtcAGTTGGTGAAATAAAAGGGTTAGAGGCTGAAATTTATCTAAAACCTGGTACTAAAGCAAAATTTTGTAAGGCCCGTCCTGTAGCTTTTGCATTACGCCCTAAAGTTGAGGCAGAATTAGAGTCCTTAGTAAATCAGGGAGTCTTAAAGAAAGTAGCATTTTCGGACTGGGCAACTCCTATTGTTCCTGTAGTTAAACAAAATGGGGACATACGCATTTGTGGTGATTTTAAAATCACATTAAACCCTTGCATTGAAGTGGATGAATACCCTTTACCTACACCAGATGACCTACTTTCCCAATTAGCAGGTGGggacaaatatacaaaaatagatattACGAAAGCTTACTTACACTTGCCAATAAAAGATGAAATGAAACATTTACTTACATTAAACACCCATAAAGGTTTATTTCAACCAAATCGATTAATGTTTGGAATTGCTAGTGCTCCTGCCAAATGGCAACGTTTAATGGAGCAAATGCTACAAGGAATAGATGGTATTTCAATATTTCAGGATGATATAAGAATTACAGCTCCAAATAATACCTTACATTTACAAAGACTTGAACAAGTTTTAAAGAAATTATCTGAACataatttacatataaatttGGATAAAAGCGAATTTTTCAAAGACGAGATTGACTACTGTGGATATAAGATGAGTAAAACGGGTGTGTCTACTAGTGCAGATAAGGTAACTGCAATTGCAAATGCTCCAATACCTACAAACAGAACTCAAGTTCGGAGTTTCTGTGGCCTAATTAATTATTACAGACGTTTTTTAAAAGATACTTCTACAATTTTACAACcattaaataatttacttaaaaagaATGTCAATTTTAAATGGTCGAATACTTGTCAAACTGCGTTTGACAAAGCAAAAAAACTCATTTGTTCTAGAAATGTTTTATGTCACTATGACCCAAATTTACCATTAGTCCTAGCAACTGATGCATCACCCTATGGGGTAGGTGCAGTACTTTCACATATCTTTTCAGATGGTACAGAGAGACCCTTACAGTTTGCTTCTCAAACTCTTACTACTACACAGCAAAGGTACTCACAAATAGACAAAGAAGCTTACAGCATAATTTTTggagtaaaaaaattttacaattatttatgtGCTAGGAAATTTACTTTGCTCACTGATCATAAACCGTTAGTTCAAATTTTTGCACCTGATAAAAGCCTACCAGTTTTAAGTGCAACAAGAATGCAACATTATGCAATTTTCTTACAAGGTTTGAATTATGACATTCGTTACAAAAATACAGATTCTCATCTCAATGCTGACGCACTTTCACGTCTACCTATAAAATCAGAACAAAATTTCACACATGATGAGCcagatatttttgaaataaatcaaaTTGAAACTTTGCCTACAAATATTAGAGATCTAGCTTTTCATACAAAAAATGatcataccttaaaaaaattacttgttgGGTTAAAAACAGGAAAACCTGTTGATAAACGATTTAGCTTCAATATAAATCAAGctgaattttcattacaatctgaTGTTATTATGAGAGGACAAAGAGTAGTTATACCTACTAAATTgagaaataaaattttgacaGAATTACATACTGCACATTTTGGAATAGTTAGAATGAAATCTTTAGCTCGTAGTTATTGCTGGTGGCCTCACATAGACCAGGATATTGAGTcactttgtaaaaattgtttagagtgcaataagcacaagaacaacccaattaaagataattctcatatatgggagccaccaaaattttgttttgaacgaGTGCATGCTGATTACGCTGGACCTTTCAATGgaggttattattttatattggtagattccttcagtaaatggcctgaaattcattttacaaaaaatactactacaaaaactactattgaaatttgccgaaaaatttttacaacttttggtattcctaaagtttttgttaCAGACAATGGTAGACAATTTGACTCTCATGAGTTTAGAACTTTTATGAAAGATAATGGAATTACACAAAAATTTACTGCACCCTACCATCCTGCAACTAATGGACAGGGAGAGAGATATGTCCaaatactaaaaaaatgtttaagggcTATGCGAAGTGAGGGAAATGACAGGGAGTTTGAATTATGTAAGCTACTTATGCAATACCGCAGAAGCCCACATACAGTTACAGGTAAAAGTCCCTCAGAACTTATGTTAGGAAGACAAATAAGGAATAGATTAGATTTACTTAAACCTTCATGTAGTGATAGAGTTACCTATACTGATATGAGTCTAAGAAACTTTGATATAGGAACTAGGGTTTCCGTGAGGGATTATTTTCATTCTAAATGGCAATTTGGCATTATTGTACTCAGATTAGGGTTATTGCATTATTTAATTCAGTTAGATGATGGTAGAACATGGAAACGTCATGTAGACCAAATACGGCAAATTGGGGAATATACTCCATCTCAAAATAATCCAACATGTTACATTCCGGATACCATTACTCACAATTTGATTCCGAGGGAGGCATCAATTCCAGAGCACAGTGTCTCACCACCACCTACCGAAGTGATTACTGATGAATCCGAAATTTCAAACAATATGGAAAGTTCGAATAGTGTACCTGGGGCTCAAACTGAAACTGAGGAACCCATTTTAAGGCGTTCCACTAGAGTAAGGAAACCTGTTACCAGACTGAATTTGTAA
- the LOC126888731 gene encoding uncharacterized protein K02A2.6-like isoform X2, with protein sequence MYSVSIALYLLWFCQVQSFLLENKDNFPLDFNCTIPKEKFANATAEFTICAINNSRPITLCEKCLSFFLTLEESYINMSKVMNNGTSCLDHLINFDRLRVVSILYENNVDLWTRAKCDGLVSVEVEHQELKHTLKLYVVDGDGYSLVGREWIHALEINLHQVNTILHENFEIATLLDKYKHLFEKSVGEIKGLEAEIYLKPGTKAKFCKARPVAFALRPKVEAELESLVNQGVLKKVAFSDWATPIVPVVKQNGDIRICGDFKITLNPCIEVDEYPLPTPDDLLSQLAGGDKYTKIDITKAYLHLPIKDEMKHLLTLNTHKGLFQPNRLMFGIASAPAKWQRLMEQMLQGIDGISIFQDDIRITAPNNTLHLQRLEQVLKKLSEHNLHINLDKSEFFKDEIDYCGYKMSKTGVSTSADKVTAIANAPIPTNRTQVRSFCGLINYYRRFLKDTSTILQPLNNLLKKNVNFKWSNTCQTAFDKAKKLICSRNVLCHYDPNLPLVLATDASPYGVGAVLSHIFSDGTERPLQFASQTLTTTQQRYSQIDKEAYSIIFGVKKFYNYLCARKFTLLTDHKPLVQIFAPDKSLPVLSATRMQHYAIFLQGLNYDIRYKNTDSHLNADALSRLPIKSEQNFTHDEPDIFEINQIETLPTNIRDLAFHTKNDHTLKKLLVGLKTGKPVDKRFSFNINQAEFSLQSDVIMRGQRVVIPTKLRNKILTELHTAHFGIVRMKSLARSYCWWPHIDQDIESLCKNCLECNKHKNNPIKDNSHIWEPPKFCFERVHADYAGPFNGGYYFILVDSFSKWPEIHFTKNTTTKTTIEICRKIFTTFGIPKVFVTDNGRQFDSHEFRTFMKDNGITQKFTAPYHPATNGQGERYVQILKKCLRAMRSEGNDREFELCKLLMQYRRSPHTVTGKSPSELMLGRQIRNRLDLLKPSCSDRVTYTDMSLRNFDIGTRVSVRDYFHSKWQFGIIVLRLGLLHYLIQLDDGRTWKRHVDQIRQIGEYTPSQNNPTCYIPDTITHNLIPREASIPEHSVSPPPTEVITDESEISNNMESSNSVPGAQTETEEPILRRSTRVRKPVTRLNL encoded by the exons GTAATGAATAATGGCACTTCCTGTTTGGATCATTTAATCAATTTCGATAGATTACGAGTAGTATCGATTTTATATGAAAATAATGTAGATTTATGGACCCGAGCTAAATGTGATG GTTTAGTTTCAGTGGAGGTTGAGCACCAGGAATTAAAGCACACTCTAAAGTTGTATGTGGTGGATGGTGATGGCTACTCACTGGTTGGTCGAGAGTGGATACATGCTCTGGAAATCAATTTACATCAGGTAAATACAATTCtacatgaaaattttgaaattgcaactttgttagataaatataaacatttatttgaaaagtcAGTTGGTGAAATAAAAGGGTTAGAGGCTGAAATTTATCTAAAACCTGGTACTAAAGCAAAATTTTGTAAGGCCCGTCCTGTAGCTTTTGCATTACGCCCTAAAGTTGAGGCAGAATTAGAGTCCTTAGTAAATCAGGGAGTCTTAAAGAAAGTAGCATTTTCGGACTGGGCAACTCCTATTGTTCCTGTAGTTAAACAAAATGGGGACATACGCATTTGTGGTGATTTTAAAATCACATTAAACCCTTGCATTGAAGTGGATGAATACCCTTTACCTACACCAGATGACCTACTTTCCCAATTAGCAGGTGGggacaaatatacaaaaatagatattACGAAAGCTTACTTACACTTGCCAATAAAAGATGAAATGAAACATTTACTTACATTAAACACCCATAAAGGTTTATTTCAACCAAATCGATTAATGTTTGGAATTGCTAGTGCTCCTGCCAAATGGCAACGTTTAATGGAGCAAATGCTACAAGGAATAGATGGTATTTCAATATTTCAGGATGATATAAGAATTACAGCTCCAAATAATACCTTACATTTACAAAGACTTGAACAAGTTTTAAAGAAATTATCTGAACataatttacatataaatttGGATAAAAGCGAATTTTTCAAAGACGAGATTGACTACTGTGGATATAAGATGAGTAAAACGGGTGTGTCTACTAGTGCAGATAAGGTAACTGCAATTGCAAATGCTCCAATACCTACAAACAGAACTCAAGTTCGGAGTTTCTGTGGCCTAATTAATTATTACAGACGTTTTTTAAAAGATACTTCTACAATTTTACAACcattaaataatttacttaaaaagaATGTCAATTTTAAATGGTCGAATACTTGTCAAACTGCGTTTGACAAAGCAAAAAAACTCATTTGTTCTAGAAATGTTTTATGTCACTATGACCCAAATTTACCATTAGTCCTAGCAACTGATGCATCACCCTATGGGGTAGGTGCAGTACTTTCACATATCTTTTCAGATGGTACAGAGAGACCCTTACAGTTTGCTTCTCAAACTCTTACTACTACACAGCAAAGGTACTCACAAATAGACAAAGAAGCTTACAGCATAATTTTTggagtaaaaaaattttacaattatttatgtGCTAGGAAATTTACTTTGCTCACTGATCATAAACCGTTAGTTCAAATTTTTGCACCTGATAAAAGCCTACCAGTTTTAAGTGCAACAAGAATGCAACATTATGCAATTTTCTTACAAGGTTTGAATTATGACATTCGTTACAAAAATACAGATTCTCATCTCAATGCTGACGCACTTTCACGTCTACCTATAAAATCAGAACAAAATTTCACACATGATGAGCcagatatttttgaaataaatcaaaTTGAAACTTTGCCTACAAATATTAGAGATCTAGCTTTTCATACAAAAAATGatcataccttaaaaaaattacttgttgGGTTAAAAACAGGAAAACCTGTTGATAAACGATTTAGCTTCAATATAAATCAAGctgaattttcattacaatctgaTGTTATTATGAGAGGACAAAGAGTAGTTATACCTACTAAATTgagaaataaaattttgacaGAATTACATACTGCACATTTTGGAATAGTTAGAATGAAATCTTTAGCTCGTAGTTATTGCTGGTGGCCTCACATAGACCAGGATATTGAGTcactttgtaaaaattgtttagagtgcaataagcacaagaacaacccaattaaagataattctcatatatgggagccaccaaaattttgttttgaacgaGTGCATGCTGATTACGCTGGACCTTTCAATGgaggttattattttatattggtagattccttcagtaaatggcctgaaattcattttacaaaaaatactactacaaaaactactattgaaatttgccgaaaaatttttacaacttttggtattcctaaagtttttgttaCAGACAATGGTAGACAATTTGACTCTCATGAGTTTAGAACTTTTATGAAAGATAATGGAATTACACAAAAATTTACTGCACCCTACCATCCTGCAACTAATGGACAGGGAGAGAGATATGTCCaaatactaaaaaaatgtttaagggcTATGCGAAGTGAGGGAAATGACAGGGAGTTTGAATTATGTAAGCTACTTATGCAATACCGCAGAAGCCCACATACAGTTACAGGTAAAAGTCCCTCAGAACTTATGTTAGGAAGACAAATAAGGAATAGATTAGATTTACTTAAACCTTCATGTAGTGATAGAGTTACCTATACTGATATGAGTCTAAGAAACTTTGATATAGGAACTAGGGTTTCCGTGAGGGATTATTTTCATTCTAAATGGCAATTTGGCATTATTGTACTCAGATTAGGGTTATTGCATTATTTAATTCAGTTAGATGATGGTAGAACATGGAAACGTCATGTAGACCAAATACGGCAAATTGGGGAATATACTCCATCTCAAAATAATCCAACATGTTACATTCCGGATACCATTACTCACAATTTGATTCCGAGGGAGGCATCAATTCCAGAGCACAGTGTCTCACCACCACCTACCGAAGTGATTACTGATGAATCCGAAATTTCAAACAATATGGAAAGTTCGAATAGTGTACCTGGGGCTCAAACTGAAACTGAGGAACCCATTTTAAGGCGTTCCACTAGAGTAAGGAAACCTGTTACCAGACTGAATTTGTAA
- the LOC126888737 gene encoding uncharacterized protein LOC126888737, translating into MFRKGLSEDELRRLAEESDFSDSSMSESTFYDSDADPVYNENVTDGSSDSYSSEYESRRKKAKICKQTQNCKEFTAGSSSNQKEADTRRIEKAESANVSLEAVIDDVSRNKITAGPSCIQKEADTRRIGKLFRNAQILFVVYFFFAL; encoded by the exons ATGTTCCGTAAAGGACTATCGGAAGACGAACTTCGCAGACTTGCTGAGGAGAGTGACTTTAGTGATAGTAGTATGTCTGAAAGTACGTTTTATGATTCTGATGCCGATCCAGTGTACAATGAAAATGTTACTGATGGTTCTTCAGACTCATACAGTAGTGAATATGAGTCTCGTagaaaaaaagctaaaatttGCAAACAAACACAAAATTGCAAAGAATTTACTGCAGGTTCTAGTTCTAACCAAAAGGAGGCTGATACAAGAAGGATAG AAAAAGCTGAATCTGCAAACGTTAGCCTGGAAGCTGTTATTGACGATgtatcaagaaataaaataacTGCAGGTCCTAGTTGTATCCAAAAGGAGGCTGATACAAGAAGGATAGGTAAGTTATTTAGGAATGCACAAATTCTGTTTGTAGtttactttttttttgctttgtaG